A window of Cyanobacteria bacterium GSL.Bin1 genomic DNA:
TCAATCGGGATTTCTTGTTTAGGTAGAGCATTCCCTTGCGATCCGGAATCCCTGGAATACTAGAAATTAGAACTTCTGGGGGAATCATCCTTTTTTTGAGCGGTAGGTCTATTTCTATTTCCTGCAAGGCTTTTTTGATCGCTGAATAGAGTAAGTAACCGTGATCAGCAGGTAAGGTTTTACCCCGCAGTGAAAACTGAACTTCTAAAAATTCCATCCCTTCACTCCTCAATTAATTTTTTGCAATTGGTAAGATTTCTGCATCTCCTCTACTTCAGCTTTTACTAACGTGACTAATTCCGGTGGTGCTTTGACCACAGCCCCCTTGCCATAACCCAACACCCATCGCTTAATATCATTGAGTCCTGGTACTTCCATTTGTAAAGTCAGTGACCCATCCGCGTGTTTTACGATGTTTTGAGTAATATGCCAGCGCCGTTCCCGAATATACGGCGCGGTTGCGCGATCAAACCAGATAACCACTGAGAAAGTCTGATTTCCCCGTTCGTACTGAAAGCGGTTTGCTAGATACTCCTTGGGATTAAAATTAGGATCCCGTTGGAAAGATTCCTCCAGAACTTGTAATTCTCTAATGCGGTCAATGCGGAAGTCCCGAAAATCCTGACGTTTGTGACAAAAAGCGATGACATAAGGATTTGAGCCTCGGTAAATGTCAATTAGATAGGGCTCAATGATTCGTTCCGACTCTTGGTTGTAACTGGCTGCGTAATAGCGCATCCAAACTTTCCGTGAATTATGACAA
This region includes:
- a CDS encoding WYL domain-containing protein, producing MSRQLERLLQIDGFLRSKQRQTSDTLATALEVSERTIRKDLAFLRDRYHAPLEYSHKQGWYYTDAQWRLPSITLTQGELFALTLGARMLQAYAGSAYEKELKSSIQRLAERLPEKTRINLERLAQERIIFRSGAEMLHFDPQVWEQLELACHNSRKVWMRYYAASYNQESERIIEPYLIDIYRGSNPYVIAFCHKRQDFRDFRIDRIRELQVLEESFQRDPNFNPKEYLANRFQYERGNQTFSVVIWFDRATAPYIRERRWHITQNIVKHADGSLTLQMEVPGLNDIKRWVLGYGKGAVVKAPPELVTLVKAEVEEMQKSYQLQKIN